The Arachis ipaensis cultivar K30076 chromosome B03, Araip1.1, whole genome shotgun sequence region AAATTtgttaaaagtttcaaaaataatcccaattttttttattttaattttgtctcaaaGATTTTCTATTTGTATTAAATATTCTCTTGCCGactaatctttcaaaaaattgatgaccaattcaacaataattttacAAGAACAACTTTCAACACAAGTATATCAGACATAATTGTCATGTATTATTGTTGGATTGgtcctaaaatttttaaaaatttagctgtTAGGAGTATATtcagtcgctaaatcggtcgTTAATTTGCAACCAGTATTTCGGCCTTTAATTTGCAACCAATATTTCGGTCGCTAAATCAGTCGCTAATTTACGACTAGCATTTCAGTCTCTAATTCAGTCACTAAGTGGAGATCTGTATTTTAGTAACCGATATTTCAGTCGCTAAATTGGTTGCTAATTAGCAACCAAGCATTTTAGTGACCATTTCTATGGCTGATCCTAATTCTTTACTAAATTTTTGCATCTAGGCTATCAAATATTGAAAAAATATTAACACAAAATTTACACCTTAACACATAACAGCCAACCTATAACAAATATATCTCAAATAACATAACACACTTAAACAATAACCAAAATAATTCATCAATTCAATATTAtagacaacaataataataaataaacaacactctcaaattattaattatatcATTTAAAGTTTATTAACTAACTAATATCACAACTACAATAAGATAATCACTCTTTAAACGTACGGTCATCATCTTATGACGATGAACGAACCATTCTTCAGCTGACCTCTGTACATCTGAGACACAAAATAAAAACACATTATTTTAGAATGAAACAAATTACTTCATTCTCAATGATGAGAAGTAGTTGAATCTTTCTGATCAAATAGTTTTCCTGATAAAGGCTACATAGCATAACAACAAAAGATAGAACACTAGAACTCCTTAGACTATATATCATGAAAAATTGATCTGTGGAGTTATTTGAAAGATACAACATattcatcattcattcattcattcattctagATAATGCTTCATTTGCTCTTTTGTGAAGTGATTCATCGCATAATCACTTTGTCATAACCTTACATTTTCATACAACAGCATGCAAAATCAAAACATTTCATTGAAGTTAGCACTTGAAAGAATAcaaacaacaaaaatacaaaggaGTTTCTAATCAGTTAAGGATTTCatctattgaaaaaaaaaaatacaaacaataataacaacaaagccttgtcccactaagtggggtcagCTACATAAATCAAACGACgctattgtgctctgtcatgtatcatgtctacagagagaccgtttatatgtagatctcatttgaccacttcatggatggtcttcttaggtctttctctacctttttctccttgaccatcttccatctcatccaccctcctgactggatgttctatcgatctttttctcacatgtccaaaccacctgagacgcaattcaaccatctttttcacaatgggtgctattccaactctctcccttatatcttctgaaaaaaaataaagaatgaaaaaaGAAACATATGATTTGTATTCAACAATAAATAAGTAGTAGTATTATTATCTCTTGTTGAACCAATTTTGAATGCATAACGATTTCACAACGGTTTAAGTGGCATTATTATTTAAGAGAAATTCAATTCAAAACAGAAAGTCAATTTAATTCACTATAAGAATGAACAGAAAGTCTTGATCATATTGTAACAGCCACAATGGATGGTTTCATTGGTTAACATTGCTAATGAACTTAGTTCAATGGAGAAGTCTCACTTTGTTCATGCAAGGAATATTTTTTCCATGATATGGAGGATCAAGCTTCTCTCTTCTATGATTGAAGAGATTTAATTAACATGTTGTCCAATTCCTAAGAGCAAGGTTACTTCATCGTCACGAAATTATTTTACAACAGCAAATCACAAACAATTCAATTCATAATTACATATTCAATGAGAACACTAGAACAGGGCTACAGGACTAAGGTTGACTCCTTCAACTTAACTACAAAAATTTTTCTATAAACAGAACATAATTCGTATACTAGAAtggattttcttttattttctcatcaccatttcattttaaaatttatcttctacaattgagtttttcttttaCACGATATTAGAAGGCTCAAATAAGTAGCATTTTTCATGGAGTCTTACTGAATCACACATTTTTAGTTGCTCAGTTCAACATACTACTAAACTTGGAGAACAGAAGATGAATAACAATGAGAATTAGCACCACCAAAAATCTCCATATTCCCATATTGGAAGCTGAATTCCCTAAAATCAGCAACTTCACATTTACaatgataaattaaaaataaattgaacatAAATCAAATGTAAAGACAATTTTATTCTAAAAGTTTTCGAATTGCATCAATATACTCTTGAcggttaattaaaaaaaatcaatttaataataattttacaaGAACAATCTTCAatataaacaaattaaattagacATAGTTGTTATACATTATTATTGAATTGGTactaaactttttgaaaatttagctgttAAGGATATATTTAATACAAAATGAATTgaaaacttcagggacaaaataaaacttaaaaatatttttaaaatttttgacaaatttaagaaatatatatatgatttacttttttttaaatgttatttCTACAAAATAAATTCACANNNNNNNNNNNNNNNNNNNNNNNNNNNNNNNNNNNNNNNNNNNNNNNNNNNNNNNNNNNNNNNNNNNNNNNNNNNNNNNNNNNNNNNNNNNNNNNNNNNNNNNNNNNNNNNNNNNNNNNNNNNNNNNNNNNNNNNNNNNNNNNNNNNNNNGCACACCCAACTAACACACTTCATATTTCATCAATCTTTAATTTCAATCATTAATTTGTAAATAACATTCATATCACATTAATTGGTTACCTAGCATAACCCTATCTCTTAATGTATAATATATAATGTAGGTTCAAGATATAGTGGCACTTTCTTAGTTACAGTGAGCCCATAAGTCTCACCCATGTCAATATCTTGCATATTCACACCTACACTATTATTAGGTAGTTTCCAATTAAACCAATATAGGAGATTAGCAAGAATGAATTCAGTAGAAGCAAGTCCAAATGAAATTCCAGCACATCCTCTTCTTCCAAAACCAAAGGGGATATAATGAAAATCTTGTCTTAGAAAATCAACTTGGTTTTCCTCAAATCTTTCAGGAATGAACTCTTCAGGGTTCTTCCAAATTTTTGGGTCCCTTTGAATTGCCCATGCATTTATAAATACTCTTGTTTTTGATGGAATATCAAACCCTTTTAGCCTCACATCACTTAGGGTTTCTCTAGGTGTTATGAAAGGAGCTGGTGGATGCAACCTTAAAGTCTCTTTTATTACACATTTTAGGTACTCCATTTGATTAACATCAATTTCATCTATTTTTGATTTGCACCCAACAACTTTTCTTACTTCTTCTTGAACTTTCTTCATGGTGTTTGGATTCTTAATCAGTTCTGCTAATGTCCATTCCAAAAGTGTTGAAGTAGTGTCACTCGCTCCAGCAAACATGTCCTTCATGAAAttacaaaaacacaaaataattGATTAATGTTTTGATAGTTAGTGTTTATAATTTTTAggagagatataattatttacgtatttttatttatttatttagttattgagATAAGTAATTTTATGATATTGTATCAGAATTTTTATGACCCAAAGGTATAAAGTTCAATTTTTGTTGAACCCAAAGAAAAAGAATTTAGCATAagataaattattaaaaagaaaaaaaaattatgtaaaaatttaCACAAACATAAAAGAGGCACTTATGTAAATGAGTATATTAGAAACATAACTATTTATATATCTTCTCTTATCAGcttaaatttttaagaaaaataattataaataagaaaaaattgaGAGAAACTAACCACTAAGATTGCTTTGAGATTATCATTGGTGAGTTGAAAGTCATGCACACCATCTTTTTGAACTTGGAGTAGTATATCAACAAAATCCATCTTGTCTAATTGACCCTTTTTAACATCCTCTTTCTTCATCATTTTCCTCTTATGTTCTTCAATCACCTTATCAAAGAAAGCATCTAATGCATGAAAAGTGGCCTTGAATTCTTGTATTTGGCCAGTGAGAAAATCAAGCCAACCCAATAAAGGGAAGAAATCTCCCACACTAAAAGCAGCCAATTCTCTCATCATCTTCCTTCCAAGCTCTCCAAAGCTGCTATTACCATCTGGATTATCATACTTTTGTCCAAGAACACATCTTGACACTATGTTGTTTGATGTTGCAATTATCAACTCACTAATATTTATAGAAAATCCTTTCCTTGCACGCATATATTAAAAGTATTTGTAAATCATAGGTACCAACCAATTCCATAACCTCTTCTTCACGAATGTATTTGAAAGACTTCACTCTTTTGAGGCTTAAAAGTTCGAGAACACAAATCTTTCTTTTCTGTCTCCACTCTTCACCATAGGGTGCGAAAACAACGTCAGAGCATCCATAGAGAATGATTTTTCCAGATGTTGTTTGGGGCTTGTTGGAGAAAGCAACATCATGTTTCTTGATGATTTCTTCGGCCACCTCGACCGAAGAAACCACAATGGCTGGTGTTTGTCCCAATTGAAGGAACATGAGAGGGCCATGCTTCTTTGAGAGTTCATGGAAGGATCGGTGTGGCAGTGTTCCAAATTGATGAAGGTTTCCAATGAAAGGTAGCTTTGGTGGTGATGGTGGaagatttttattattatttggctTGTAATTTCTTCTTGTGAGCTTAAGCAATAGAAAGATGCTTATGAACCCTAAAATTGTTAAGTAAAGAGTTGGATTTGGCTCATAATAATAAGCCGATTGTTTTAGTAGAAAATTCATTGCTGTTTAGTTTGGGTTTCTTGGtgttctcatatatatatatattaattaatNNNNNNNNNNNNNNNNNNNNNNNNNNNNNNNNNNNNNNNNNNNNNNNNNNNNNNNNNNNNNNNNNNNNNNNNNNNNNNNNNNNNNNNNNNNNNNNNNNNNNNNNNNNNNNNNNNNNNNNNNNNNNNNNNNNNNNNNNNNNNNNNNNNNNNNNNNNNNNNNNNNNNNNNNNNNNNNNNNNNNNNNNNNNNNNNNNNNNNNNNNNNNNNNNNNNNNNNNNNNNNNNNNNNNNNNNNNNNNNNNNNNNNNNNNNNNNNNNNNNNNNNNNNNNNNNNNNNNNNNNNNNNNNNNNNNNNNNNNNNNNNNNNNNNNNNNNNNNNNNNNNNNNNNNNNNNNNNNNNNNNNNNNNNNNNNNNNNNNNNNNNNNNNNNNNNNNNNNNNNNNNNNNNNNNNNNNNNNNNNNNNNNNNNNNNNNNNNNNNNNNNNNNNNNNNNNNNNNNNNNNNNNNNNNNNNNNNNNNNNNNNNNNNNNNNNNNNNNNNNNNNNNNNNNNNNNNNNNNNNNNNNNNNNNNNNNNNNNNNNNNNNNNNNNNNNNNNNNNNNNNNNNNNNNNNNNNNNNNNNNNNNNNNNNNNNNNNNNNNNNNNNNNNNNNNNNNNNNNNNNNNNNNNNNNNNNNNNNNNNNNNNNNNNNNNNNNNNNNNNNNNNNNNNNNNNNNNNNNNNNNNNNNNNNNNNNNNNNNNNNNNNNNNNNNNNNNNNNNNNNNNNNNNNNNNNNNNNNNNNNNNNNNNNNNNNNNNNNNNNNNNNNNNNNNNNNNNNNNNNNNNNNNNNNNNNNNNNNNNNNNNNNNNNNNNAAAAAAAAGAATggtatattttaaatttgttacatGAGGTTCAGCATAGAAATTATTTATCGTAAAAATTTAGTTAAGCTGAGgatgtctctttttttttttggtaaattttATGTAGGTTTATTTGTTTTGCTCTTCTGTTTCTTTTAtgtttaaattctttttttaggttaaaaaaatttgaattttaggctattaaaatatataaattctgattttatgttataaaattatttattttaaaaatttaaattgataagagaaataagtaaataattatatttttaattctttattCTTATATTTGTTGTGGTTTTTCAACTGAACAAGTCAATTCTTAATAAGTTTGTAATAACCCGCACGAAAGAAATCTTAATAATTTACCATTAAATTATGTTGGATATAATACAATTTCTCttaaaagaaatgaaataaaatattcGAAAGAGACAATATAGATTTATTAATTGTAGAGAAGACCACATTATTATATTGAATATTAACAATGGGAATGAATTTTTGTAATGGTTGCGCATGGTCATACACTGAACATAACCGGGCCTCACTTGTTATTACTAGGGGTGGCAATGAGTagagtagggtagggtaggatttGGAGTCAACTCTAACCCTATCTgcgggttgagatttttatataaactcaaccctaTCCTATCCAcgggttgagaatatctcaaccctaacTCTATCCGCTCTTAATTCGCGGGTACCCGATTCTACTCGcggattgcaaaaaaaaaaaatgcaatattattatataacttgatgataatttaaaatagaactgacttttatgtaaaaaaagtttattaaattatcaattaatgatcttcttttaatgactaaggatcttttgtatttagtgagaAGTCTTTAGTTCAACATctacttaaaatatatttttatataagtatataacatatacatatatagggtgcggGTTGTCGGGTAGGACtgaggctcaacccgcaccctacccgacccgcacAAAAACCTTACtcgcaccctaccctacccgctgcggatcgggttggcaaccctacccgaccggGTGGGGTCGcgggtacatattgccacccctagTTATTACTGTAGGGAGCTCTCGACCAtcccacatccaactcaaaatttTAAGGTGTTAAGTTAATGAATTTTTTACGCCATTCGGACCACTTTTATCGAAAAGACTTTTGATACTTCACCTTAAATACCCCTTAAAATCATACCGATTAAACCATCgactctgataccactttgttAGACCAACCGTGAGAAGCTCTCGACCATCAGAGAGATTTcgggaggaatcaagtgagataacataagatgaAAAAATACTATATCCAattcaaaaccttaaggtgtcaagttaatgggtctctcatcttataaactcctcactctttttTACTTTCTTTAACGTGGGACTAACTTTATACACTtttcacacttgcaacactaacaattACTAATATAATTGGGCAAGAGAATCTTGGGAAGATTTGTTTGATCAGAGGTCATTATTTGGTAACGATACatgtttattaattaatttatcctTACATTTAATAAACGTGTATAATAAACAATATATTTGCGGCGGGTTtagatcaattttaaaaaaatattaatccaatttaaaatatataatttattgctTAGAAAGTAATTTTAGgttagtaaaataaataaataaataaatctttttttatatttaaaaaaatttatttagtatAAATAATAAACAACATAATTGCCTTTTATAATTATTGTACTATTATTAAATAACATTTTTGCATTTGCAATATGCACTTTAATTTGCTTCCAAATTATCTTGAAATTCATTAAGATCAATATTCATGGCAGAAAAtggacttcaaagttcaagttgcAATTACAAAAATGATACTTAAACTATGTTTCCTAGAGGTTCATCAAGGTACGTATCACAAGATCAAACTAGGATCGAGCCTAAATacattaatattttataattataacatttatttaagaaaataattatttaaaataaaaaaatacaacaaagacaatatgagaaaaaaaaaaaacagtaacaCCATACAATATATCAAGAAAAAAATATTAGGTGActaacattttctttttgttttaccttatATTTGAATTAAGAAAAAAACGATAAATAAGTCGTTGACCTTTTATCTCGAAGTCAAATAAGTTTTTGGctaattgaaaatacaaaaacgTTATTCACTTTTTAAAAAGCGAAACATCTAAGTCCGTCagaggacctatttgtccttatATATTTTGGACTTAAATATCTCGTATTTTAAAACGTGgagaatatttttgtattttcaattagtAAAAAACTTACGTGTCTTCAAATTAAaaaaggtggaaactcaggtgcagccgacttcacgtgaagttgatagttgagaaccgttagatgatttgactgatttgactaaatttttatctaacggttctcaactatcaacctcacatgaagtcgactgcacATGAGTTTTTACCGTTAAAAAATCAAGaacttatttatctttttcttgaATTAATACTAACTAGTTCACTCTCCATATCAAGATTTAGAATGAAATGAGTGAAGTATTGGCTCAAGATAAAGTGGTTCTTTCTTGGTGACTGTCATTCCACTCAACTCACTCATGTCCATTTctaaatcatcatcatcaccattactattattattaggAACCTTCCAATCAAACCAATATAAAAGATTAGCCATCAAATATTCAGCTGATGCAATCCCAAATGAAACTCCAGGACAACCCCTTCTTCCAATACCAAATGGGATTAATTGAAAATCTATTACCTTATAATCAACTTGTTGATCATGATTATTACCTTCAAATCTTTCAGGAATAAACTCTTCAGCATTTTCCCATAACTTAGGGTCCCTATGAATTGCATATGAATTCACATACACGGTTGTTTTGTTGGGAATGTTGTAGCCTTTGAGTTTCACACTTGTTGATGTTTCTCTAGGGACTAAAAGTGGAACTGGTGGATGTAATCTTAGGGTTTCTTTGATTACACATTTCATGTAATTCATTTGGTTTAGATGATTTTCTTCTATCTTGGATTTTCCATCCACAATTATTCTTCTCACCTCTTCTTGGGCTTTCTTCATGCATTTTGGGTTCTTGGCAAGTTCGGCAAAAGCCCATTCAAGAGTTGTTGAAACTGTGTCACTCCCTCCCACAAACATGTCCTACAATTTTAGATTTTCTTTTATATGCATCATAATAATTAGCAtatagaataaatgaccatttgtatccataaaagataaaaatactgACATATATACTCACActaaatcgaaactaaacttgtatcCACGCAAGATGCCtgccgtgtgacaaaagtactcTACGTGGCACTCCAACCTTCCAAAGACAGGGTACTTTTATCACACGGAAGGCATCTTGCGTGCATACAAGTTTAGTTTTGATTTAGTGTGGGTatatatgtcagcgttttcatcttttatgggtacaaatggttatTTATTCTTAGTATATATTATAAATgctcaaaaattttaatataatttaatttggaaAAATCAAGAAATAAGTTTAGAATGatgaataattttattatttgggTGGAAAAGAAATGCAATCATGTAAGCAcatgataaagagaaaaagacatAAAACATAATATTCTAATGAACCAATGAGTGGGGTTTAggtgagagaaagagagagttgaAAATCATACCATAAGGATTCCTCTGATGGTATCTCCGGTGAGCTCAAATTCAAGCATGTTTTTTTCTTGAAGTTGAAGAAATATATCAATAAAGTCTTTATTATCATAAGAACGATCATTAATAATATTCTTgtcctttttctttctcttatgCTCTTCAATAACCTCTTCCAAAAACGCATCTAATTCATCAAAAGTAACCTTCAATCTTGAGTTGAAACCGGTAAGAACATCAACCCAATCCAATGAAGGAAACAAATCTCCAATCCCAAGTGTTGTTAATTGTGACATCATCTTTCTCACTACTTCTCCAATGCCTTTTCTACCATCAAAACTTCTTCCAAAAATGCACCTTGAAGATATGTTGTTTGCAGTTGTAATAATCATCTTAGATAGATTCACAATAGATCCTTTTGCACAAGCTTCACATATGGTGTTAATCATCATTGATACTTCATCTTTTCTAATTGGCTGAAATGACCTTACCTATATTGAAAAAATACAAATACTAAGATTGAATATAGTATATCCAAGAATACTTATACAatcccgctacgttaccaacagtatTTCTGTcaatttctgccaactcttatttatgactatatttaatggaagtgtctttgcgaatgtgtctaataaaaatgtcttttttataactaagtttaatggaagtgtcttcATAGATGTATTTCTTAGATGTGTATCCTTatacatgtgtttaaaatataataattaatgagGAGTGCTAAAAGGCCAGCAGAATTTGTGATGTTTAGCCATCAATTAGCTATCATCAATATTTTTAACGGTGTGAGATGACATTTAATAGTGTAGGATTAATCATTTTCCTTTTGATGATTAAGTGCTGACCAAATTTTAACAAAAGTGCTGGCTCCCTAGACTTTctcataattaattattgttgataataagttggcagataatatattgataccctatacttttccatacTTATATATTCGAAGGACATATTTAATGAGAGGTTAAGAAATTAATACTTACAACCACGTATTTTTATTCTTATGTTGTTTACTTCtttcatttttaaatattttataatgaTGATACACATACGTATtatatcaaaaaattatttttctcaaaaatttAAACGGATAAAATCAAGTTTACTTTTTttactttaaatattttatataaaaaaaaaatacacatatgTATATCAAAAAGTTTTTTTTAAGAGANNNNNNNNNNNNNNNNNNNNNNNNNNNNN contains the following coding sequences:
- the LOC107629375 gene encoding cytochrome P450 71A1 gives rise to the protein MSLVRSIQEKLKHQPHSITLSTLCFIIITILCIVKFTRRNNKFNNLPPSPPKLPIIGNLHQLGTLPHQSLKALANKYGPLLLLQLGQTQALVVSSAELVEEIAKSHDIAFSNRANTKAAKIFFYQCKEVGFAPYGEEWRMKRKLCVLELLSTNRVRSFQPIRKDEVSMMINTICEACAKGSIVNLSKMIITTANNISSRCIFGRSFDGRKGIGEVVRKMMSQLTTLGIGDLFPSLDWVDVLTGFNSRLKVTFDELDAFLEEVIEEHKRKKKDKNIINDRSYDNKDFIDIFLQLQEKNMLEFELTGDTIRGILMDMFVGGSDTVSTTLEWAFAELAKNPKCMKKAQEEVRRIIVDGKSKIEENHLNQMNYMKCVIKETLRLHPPVPLLVPRETSTSVKLKGYNIPNKTTVYVNSYAIHRDPKLWENAEEFIPERFEGNNHDQQVDYKVIDFQLIPFGIGRRGCPGVSFGIASAEYLMANLLYWFDWKVPNNNSNGDDDDLEMDMSELSGMTVTKKEPLYLEPILHSFHSKS